A genomic window from Nerophis ophidion isolate RoL-2023_Sa linkage group LG22, RoL_Noph_v1.0, whole genome shotgun sequence includes:
- the si:ch73-61d6.3 gene encoding occludin isoform X1, whose product MFDKQPYDSPPVYTPPSNNGFGPPGSFNAPLSDYNAYPPPPGSYYIEDKPQHFYKWVSPPGIIKAMMAVVIVLCVAIFACVASTLMWDMQYGGYGNGYYGSGAGYGSGYGMGGSYGTGYGGYGNYGGYGNYGSYISPYSAKTAMIAMAAINFIGSLAFFIASFSKSAAIRSRKYFLALLIASVIMAVLQGIINIVYIVGVNPNAQGSSNMIYNPMLMMCQSLYQTGYSQMGGVGGFPLHNPYLYHYCFVDPQEGVAMVCGFLIVIALAVAAFFAHKTRGKIWRYGKPNIFWEQPLVGGKASEGRDVEEWVNNVEENRSVQDAPTLLVSEKGGGQLNASVNSVISYPPAKVDSSSFNGDTYDNNEYSERVPSRPSDVFPHGGRTSSSPSEETGGGRKPSANRAKRRRRNPDMDESQYETEYTTGGETGNELDVAEWESMYPEITSDEQRHDYKSEFDADLREYKRMCADMDDINDQLNKLSRQLDTLDETSAKYQGVAEEYNHLKDLKRTSEYQSKKKECRRLRHKLFHIKRMVKKYDKSHS is encoded by the exons ATGTTTGACAAGCAGCCCTACGATAGTCCGCCAGTCTACACCCCACCTTCCAACAACGGTTTTGGACCACCAGGGAGCTTCAATGCCCCCCTCAGTGACTACAATGCCTACCCTCCTCCGCCTGGATCCTACTACATCGAGGATAAGCCGCAGCACTTCTACAAATGGGTGTCACCTCCTGGGATCATCAAGGCCATGATGGCTGTGGTCATTGTGCTGTGCGTGGCCATATTTGCTTGTGTGGCCTCCACTCTCATGTGGGACATGCAGTATGGTGGGTATGGAAATGGCTACTATGGATCCGGGGCTGGATACGGTAGTGGATATGGCATGGGAGGAAGCTACGGAACAGGATACGGTGGATATGGCAATTATGGTGGCTATGGTAACTACGGCTCCTATATTTCCCCCTACTCGGCCAAAACTGCAATGATCGCCATGGCAGCCATTAACTTCATCGGTTCACTGGCTTTCTTCATCGCCAGTTTCTCTAAATCCGCCGCAATCCGCAGCAGAAAGTACTTTCTGGCACTTCTGATAGCGAGTGTCATCATGGCTGTCCTGCAG GGCATCATAAACATTGTGTATATAGTTGGAGTAAACCCCAATGCACAGGGTTCGTCCAATATGATATACAATCCCATGCTGATGATGTGCCAGAGTCTCTATCAGACGGGCTACTCACAGATGGGAGGGGTGGGAGGCTTCCCATTACACAACCCATACCTCTACCATTACTGCTTTGTGGACCCTCAAGAG GGAGTTGCCATGGTGTGTGGATTCCTGATTGTAATCGCCCTGGCAGTTGCCGCCTTTTTTGCACACAAAACAAGAGGGAAGATCTGGCGCTACGGCAAACCCAACATCTTCTGGGAGCAGCCTCTTGTCGGTGGGAAGGCATCAGAGGGCAGAGATGTAGAGGAATGG GTGAACAATGTGGAGGAAAACCGCAGTGTTCAGGATGCCCCAACCCTGCTGGTGTCAGAGAAAGGAGGTGGTCAGCTTAATGCTTCAGTGAACAGTGTCATCTCCTACCCCCCAGCCAAGGTGGACAGCAGCTCCTTCAATGGGGACACCTATGACAACAATGA ATACTCTGAGCGAGTCCCCAGCCGACCATCAGACGTGTTTCCACATGGTGGGAGGACCAGCTCCAGTCCCTCAGAGGAGACAGGCGGAGGGCGTAAACCTTCTGCCAACAGGGCTAAGCGACGCAGGCGTAACCCCGACATGGATGAATCCCAGTATGAGACGGAGTACACGACAGGAGGAGAGACTGGCAACGAGCTTGATGTGGCAGAGTGGGAGAG CATGTACCCCGAGATAACATCTGACGAACAACGTCACGACTACAAGTCTGAGTTTGATGCTGACCTTAGGGAGTACAAGCGCATGTGTGCAGACATGGATGACATCAATGATCAGTTGAACAAACTCAGCAGGCAATTGGACACACTAGATGAGACTTCTGCTAAATACCag GGTGTAGCAGAGGAATACAATCACCTGAAAGACCTAAAGCGG ACATCAGAGTACCAGTCTAAGAAGAAAGAGTGTCGCAGGCTGAGACACAAACTGTTCCACATCAAACGCATGGTGAAGAAATACGACAAAAGCCACTCATAG
- the si:ch73-61d6.3 gene encoding occludin isoform X2, whose translation MFDKQPYDSPPVYTPPSNNGFGPPGSFNAPLSDYNAYPPPPGSYYIEDKPQHFYKWVSPPGIIKAMMAVVIVLCVAIFACVASTLMWDMQYGGYGNGYYGSGAGYGSGYGMGGSYGTGYGGYGNYGGYGNYGSYISPYSAKTAMIAMAAINFIGSLAFFIASFSKSAAIRSRKYFLALLIASVIMAVLQGIINIVYIVGVNPNAQGSSNMIYNPMLMMCQSLYQTGYSQMGGVGGFPLHNPYLYHYCFVDPQEGVAMVCGFLIVIALAVAAFFAHKTRGKIWRYGKPNIFWEQPLVGGKASEGRDVEEWVNNVEENRSVQDAPTLLVSEKGGGQLNASVNSVISYPPAKVDSSSFNGDTYDNNEYSERVPSRPSDVFPHGGRTSSSPSEETGGGRKPSANRAKRRRRNPDMDESQYETEYTTGGETGNELDVAEWESMYPEITSDEQRHDYKSEFDADLREYKRMCADMDDINDQLNKLSRQLDTLDETSAKYQGVAEEYNHLKDLKRTSEYQSKKKECRRLRHKLFHIKRMSQHCME comes from the exons ATGTTTGACAAGCAGCCCTACGATAGTCCGCCAGTCTACACCCCACCTTCCAACAACGGTTTTGGACCACCAGGGAGCTTCAATGCCCCCCTCAGTGACTACAATGCCTACCCTCCTCCGCCTGGATCCTACTACATCGAGGATAAGCCGCAGCACTTCTACAAATGGGTGTCACCTCCTGGGATCATCAAGGCCATGATGGCTGTGGTCATTGTGCTGTGCGTGGCCATATTTGCTTGTGTGGCCTCCACTCTCATGTGGGACATGCAGTATGGTGGGTATGGAAATGGCTACTATGGATCCGGGGCTGGATACGGTAGTGGATATGGCATGGGAGGAAGCTACGGAACAGGATACGGTGGATATGGCAATTATGGTGGCTATGGTAACTACGGCTCCTATATTTCCCCCTACTCGGCCAAAACTGCAATGATCGCCATGGCAGCCATTAACTTCATCGGTTCACTGGCTTTCTTCATCGCCAGTTTCTCTAAATCCGCCGCAATCCGCAGCAGAAAGTACTTTCTGGCACTTCTGATAGCGAGTGTCATCATGGCTGTCCTGCAG GGCATCATAAACATTGTGTATATAGTTGGAGTAAACCCCAATGCACAGGGTTCGTCCAATATGATATACAATCCCATGCTGATGATGTGCCAGAGTCTCTATCAGACGGGCTACTCACAGATGGGAGGGGTGGGAGGCTTCCCATTACACAACCCATACCTCTACCATTACTGCTTTGTGGACCCTCAAGAG GGAGTTGCCATGGTGTGTGGATTCCTGATTGTAATCGCCCTGGCAGTTGCCGCCTTTTTTGCACACAAAACAAGAGGGAAGATCTGGCGCTACGGCAAACCCAACATCTTCTGGGAGCAGCCTCTTGTCGGTGGGAAGGCATCAGAGGGCAGAGATGTAGAGGAATGG GTGAACAATGTGGAGGAAAACCGCAGTGTTCAGGATGCCCCAACCCTGCTGGTGTCAGAGAAAGGAGGTGGTCAGCTTAATGCTTCAGTGAACAGTGTCATCTCCTACCCCCCAGCCAAGGTGGACAGCAGCTCCTTCAATGGGGACACCTATGACAACAATGA ATACTCTGAGCGAGTCCCCAGCCGACCATCAGACGTGTTTCCACATGGTGGGAGGACCAGCTCCAGTCCCTCAGAGGAGACAGGCGGAGGGCGTAAACCTTCTGCCAACAGGGCTAAGCGACGCAGGCGTAACCCCGACATGGATGAATCCCAGTATGAGACGGAGTACACGACAGGAGGAGAGACTGGCAACGAGCTTGATGTGGCAGAGTGGGAGAG CATGTACCCCGAGATAACATCTGACGAACAACGTCACGACTACAAGTCTGAGTTTGATGCTGACCTTAGGGAGTACAAGCGCATGTGTGCAGACATGGATGACATCAATGATCAGTTGAACAAACTCAGCAGGCAATTGGACACACTAGATGAGACTTCTGCTAAATACCag GGTGTAGCAGAGGAATACAATCACCTGAAAGACCTAAAGCGG ACATCAGAGTACCAGTCTAAGAAGAAAGAGTGTCGCAGGCTGAGACACAAACTGTTCCACATCAAACGCATG AGTCAACACTGTATGGAATAG